One window from the genome of Epinephelus fuscoguttatus linkage group LG3, E.fuscoguttatus.final_Chr_v1 encodes:
- the LOC125885657 gene encoding retinal cone rhodopsin-sensitive cGMP 3',5'-cyclic phosphodiesterase subunit gamma-like, giving the protein MADAAVAAPADKKAPPKFKQRAARTFKSKAPKPGQKGFGDDIPGMEGLGTDITVVCPWEAFGDMELSDLAKYGIV; this is encoded by the exons ATGGCAGACGCAGCCGTTGCAGCTCCCGCCGACAAGAAGGCCCCTCCCAAGTTCAAGCAGAGGGCTGCTCGTACCTTCAAGAGCAAGGCCCCTAAACCAGGCCAGAAGGG ATTCGGAGATGACATCCCCGGCATGGAGGGTCTTGGCACAGACATCACAGTGGTTTGCCCATGGGAAGCCTTTGGCGACATGGAGCTCAGCGACCTGGCGAAATATGGAATTGTCTAG
- the LOC125885656 gene encoding retinal cone rhodopsin-sensitive cGMP 3',5'-cyclic phosphodiesterase subunit gamma-like — protein MADVAVAAPADKKAPPKFKQRTVRTFKSKAPKPGQKGFGDDIPGMEGLGTDITVICPWEAFGDMELSDLAKYGII, from the exons ATGGCTGACGTCGCCGTTGCAGCTCCTGCTGACAAGAAAGCACCTCCCAAATTTAAGCAGAGGACTGTACGCACCTTTAAGAGCAAGGCGCCTAAACCAGGCCAGAAGGG ATTCGGAGACGACATCCCCGGCATGGAGGGTCTTGGCACTGACATCACAGTGATTTGCCCATGGGAAGCATTTGGTGACATGGAGCTCAGCGACCTGGCAAAATATGGAATTATTTAG
- the LOC125885808 gene encoding endoplasmic reticulum resident protein 27: MLITLFCSLLVSSVVGTEKETALPRLTDTKAAEAFIDSADVVVIGFLEGEESHGYKELIAAAKRVDSVPVAICTEKEVWADYGLSSDTITLFRKADNHQENLVVAEAKKLEADGLVNFITINEVRYITEYNQVTAVGLFNSEVKTHLLLFANRGSKEYTELKEKLRALAPEFTGKFLFVLVNGAVKSNFRSLGYFGLKSKDLPRVGIYDGNSDMKWLLPEGEISTERVQEFCQSFLRGELKEVKQAGAEAKTEL, translated from the exons ATGCTGATCACTCTGTTTTGCTCCCTCCTGGTGTCTTCTGTTGTTGGTACAGAGAAAG AAACTGCCCTTCCCAGACTGACTGACACTAAAGCTGCTGAGGCCTTCATCGACTCTGCTGATGTGGTGGTCATTGGATTTCTGGAG GGAGAGGAGAGTCACGGCTATAAGGAACTCATTGCAGCTGCAAAGCGAGTTGACTCAGTCCCTGTAGCCATCTGCACTGAGAAAGAGGTGTGGGCGGACTACGGCCTCTCCTCAGACACCATCACCCTTTTCAGAAAG GCAGATAACCACCAGGAGAACCTTGTTGTCGCAGAGGCCAAGAAGTTAGAAGCAGATGGTCTTGTGAACTTCATCACCATCAACGAGGTCCGATATATCACAGAATACAACCAAGTG acAGCAGTGGGCTTGTTCAATTCGGAGGTGAAGACCCACCTCCTGCTCTTTGCCAACAGGGGGAGTAAAGAATATACTGAGCTGAAAGAGAAACTGCGAGCTCTGGCCCCCGAGTTCACAGGCAAG TTCTTGTTTGTGCTGGTTAACGGAGCAGTGAAGTCCAACTTCCGATCGCTGGGCTACTTTGGCCTCAAGTCTAAGGACCTCCCTCGAGTTGGTATTTATGATGGTAACTCTGACATGAAGTGGCTGCTGCCTGAGGGAGAGATCTCTACTGAGCGAGTACAAGAGTTCTGCCAGTCCTTCCTACGGGGGGAACTGAAG GAGGTGAAACAGGCAGGAGCAGAGGCCAAAACAGAGCTGTAG